From the genome of Deinococcus sp. AJ005, one region includes:
- a CDS encoding SDR family NAD(P)-dependent oxidoreductase, which yields MTSTQAQAQNVIVTGAARGIGRAIATLYAERGATVLSVDLTLPPTLKGHQRVRADVSSSAGRERIVRAARDLGDVDVLIHNAAYQDAHGSVLEVSERGWARTLSVNLTAPLLLTRALIDLMPPGGAMVNVASVQGLFAEQDNAAYTASKGGLVNLTRAMALDLAPRGLRVNAVAPGAISTEGLLAGIEQSDDPPATRRDYEDLHALRRLGTPQEVAQVVYFLGSAEASFMTGAIVPVDGGMTASFMMAGRPV from the coding sequence ATGACCAGTACACAGGCGCAAGCACAGAACGTCATCGTCACCGGAGCGGCGCGCGGCATCGGACGGGCCATTGCCACGTTATATGCCGAACGCGGCGCAACAGTCCTCAGCGTGGACCTGACCCTGCCGCCCACCCTCAAAGGCCACCAGCGCGTCAGGGCCGATGTCAGCAGTTCCGCCGGACGGGAGCGCATCGTACGGGCGGCGCGCGACCTGGGGGACGTGGACGTGCTGATCCATAATGCCGCCTATCAGGACGCCCACGGCAGTGTGCTGGAGGTCAGCGAGCGCGGCTGGGCCAGAACCCTGAGCGTGAACCTGACGGCCCCGCTGCTGCTGACCCGCGCCCTGATCGATCTGATGCCGCCGGGCGGTGCGATGGTGAACGTGGCCTCGGTACAGGGCCTGTTTGCCGAGCAAGACAATGCGGCCTACACCGCCAGCAAGGGCGGACTGGTCAACCTGACCCGCGCAATGGCCCTGGATCTGGCCCCACGCGGCCTGCGGGTCAACGCGGTGGCCCCCGGCGCGATCAGTACTGAGGGGCTGCTGGCGGGCATCGAGCAGAGTGACGATCCTCCCGCCACCCGCCGCGATTACGAGGACCTGCACGCCCTGCGCCGCCTGGGCACGCCACAGGAAGTGGCACAGGTGGTCTACTTCCTGGGCAGCGCAGAGGCCAGTTTCATGACCGGGGCCATCGTGCCGGTGGACGGCGGCATGACCGCCAGCTTCATGATGGCCGGGCGGCCCGTTTAA
- a CDS encoding sensor domain-containing diguanylate cyclase — MTRPETTLLARYHQLVQVLASLARNSHGVDAIVQAVHQQAGTLFSAHSTLLALRQPGGDWLWEVYEDQRRYSQRLPFYPEGILENVLHGEALSIPDIDAYLLEYPVRFRRVMDNGKVMLNVQAEEEVAGPPTVSMLFVPLEVRGERTGVLSIQSYETHAFDDTDLEFLQLLAQHVSIALENAALREELECLTRTDMLTGLPNRRAFYHDVPRALDTARQEGKELHLVMLDVHEFKRINDSFGHQTGDEVLARVGQALRQTFAAPDAAFRLSGDEFALLVWEPEARLEALALRLTHALRAAEWPPGPGPICLQGGVAQPPSDGNIDDWLSLADSRMYHAKRRRIVGDQVDWGMDFGDITHLRPPSSETDSD, encoded by the coding sequence ATGACCAGACCCGAGACAACGCTGCTCGCGCGCTACCACCAACTGGTGCAGGTGCTGGCCTCACTGGCCCGCAACAGCCACGGGGTAGACGCAATCGTGCAGGCGGTGCATCAGCAGGCTGGGACGCTCTTTTCCGCCCACAGTACCCTGCTTGCACTGCGGCAACCCGGCGGCGACTGGCTGTGGGAGGTGTATGAGGATCAGCGGCGCTACTCCCAGCGGCTGCCGTTTTACCCTGAGGGCATCCTGGAGAACGTGTTGCACGGCGAGGCCCTGTCGATCCCCGATATCGATGCCTATCTGCTTGAATATCCAGTGCGCTTCCGGCGGGTGATGGACAACGGCAAAGTGATGTTGAATGTCCAGGCGGAAGAGGAAGTGGCCGGGCCGCCTACCGTCTCGATGCTGTTCGTGCCGCTGGAAGTCCGGGGCGAGCGGACCGGGGTGCTGTCCATCCAGAGTTACGAGACCCATGCCTTCGACGACACCGATCTGGAATTTCTACAACTGCTGGCCCAGCACGTCTCGATTGCCCTGGAAAATGCCGCCCTGCGTGAGGAACTCGAATGCCTCACCCGCACCGACATGTTGACGGGCCTGCCCAACCGACGGGCCTTCTATCATGACGTCCCCCGCGCCCTGGACACCGCCCGGCAGGAAGGCAAGGAACTGCATCTGGTGATGCTTGACGTTCATGAATTCAAGCGGATCAACGACAGTTTTGGCCACCAGACAGGGGACGAGGTCCTTGCGAGGGTGGGACAGGCCCTCCGGCAGACCTTCGCCGCCCCGGACGCCGCCTTCCGCCTGAGTGGAGATGAGTTCGCCCTGCTGGTCTGGGAGCCGGAGGCGCGTCTGGAGGCACTGGCCCTGCGCCTGACCCATGCCCTGCGCGCTGCCGAGTGGCCCCCTGGCCCCGGCCCGATCTGCTTGCAGGGAGGCGTGGCACAGCCGCCATCGGACGGAAATATCGACGACTGGCTGTCACTGGCCGACTCCCGGATGTATCACGCCAAACGGCGGCGCATCGTGGGCGATCAGGTGGACTGGGGAATGGATTTCGGGGATATCACCCACCTCCGGCCCCCGAGTTCCGAGACGGACTCCGACTGA
- a CDS encoding peptidoglycan DD-metalloendopeptidase family protein has translation MKTNMMISAAVVLATLQLSAAAATLPLRGNDLANDERYRTGVHTGGIQAEGKDIGALRRISDTNWTILKAGTSDSKVLSNWVVYGKPFYAMAPGVVVACWRNAPENVPGSYNPLYKPGLKFAGGGNHLWVLQDDGNYALYAHAQPGSIPAALCPNNAELFTGNSGKGGRPDIEPEARVTNGARVEAGQFLGRVGNSGSSEGGPHLHVHMEKGNQPVVMNFERGLTTPFDGNRASLDGPWTSLAGQAFPKAPVLFWPPRPAGELTFNNTPASIYQRWVEHLADSGMMPKLITCKSNGATYNSTWTPSQGQWASFHGMSAAQAAEKNASYVADGYKRTSVYTCGSKTVAVWRK, from the coding sequence ATGAAAACCAACATGATGATCAGCGCCGCTGTTGTTCTTGCCACCTTGCAGCTCAGTGCTGCTGCCGCCACCCTGCCCCTGCGGGGCAACGATCTGGCAAACGATGAGCGCTACAGGACGGGTGTGCATACGGGCGGAATCCAGGCCGAGGGTAAGGATATCGGCGCTCTGCGTCGTATCTCCGACACCAACTGGACGATTCTGAAAGCAGGAACATCCGACAGCAAGGTCCTGAGCAACTGGGTGGTGTACGGCAAGCCGTTCTATGCCATGGCCCCCGGCGTCGTCGTCGCCTGCTGGCGCAACGCCCCGGAGAATGTGCCGGGTTCCTACAACCCGTTGTACAAACCTGGGCTGAAATTTGCGGGCGGCGGTAACCACCTGTGGGTCTTGCAGGACGACGGCAATTACGCCCTGTATGCTCACGCGCAGCCAGGAAGCATTCCAGCGGCCCTGTGTCCCAACAACGCCGAACTCTTTACCGGCAACAGTGGCAAGGGGGGCCGCCCAGATATCGAACCCGAAGCGCGGGTGACGAACGGCGCGCGGGTGGAGGCCGGGCAATTCCTGGGCAGGGTGGGCAACTCCGGTTCCTCGGAGGGAGGACCTCACCTTCACGTCCATATGGAAAAAGGGAACCAACCCGTTGTCATGAACTTTGAGCGCGGTCTGACCACCCCCTTTGACGGCAACAGGGCCAGCCTGGACGGCCCGTGGACCTCGCTGGCGGGCCAGGCATTTCCCAAAGCGCCCGTGCTGTTCTGGCCGCCGCGTCCCGCCGGGGAACTGACCTTCAACAACACTCCAGCCAGCATCTACCAGCGCTGGGTGGAACACCTGGCAGATTCCGGCATGATGCCCAAGCTGATCACCTGTAAATCCAACGGTGCCACCTACAACTCCACCTGGACGCCCAGTCAGGGCCAGTGGGCCTCGTTTCACGGCATGAGCGCCGCCCAGGCCGCCGAGAAGAACGCCAGTTACGTGGCGGACGGCTACAAGCGCACCTCGGTTTACACCTGCGGCTCCAAGACGGTGGCAGTCTGGCGTAAATAG
- a CDS encoding styrene monooxygenase/indole monooxygenase family protein, translating into MRDVAIIGAGQAGLQLALGLQASGYGVTLVSDRTPEQLLSGRIMSTQALFHDACTTERQQGLNFWEAACPPIEGIALSVPHPELLGQKALAFSARLDKPAYSVDQRLKFAGWLREFQARGGHVLLENADIQTAERLSSVHDLTLIAAGKGELGQLFERDAERSPYSAPQRHLALAYLKNVAPRPVHSAVSFNLIPGVGEVFLLPGLTVAEHGGTQPYENVLIEAVPGGPLDVFAGISDPQQHLALMKDLLRQFLPWEYGRVRHAELTDAQATLTGRVTPGVRRPVATLPSGREVLGLGDTLVLNDPLTGQGAGSAAKAAAIYLERILWHGDQPFDRAWMTGTFDEYWSYARFVTDWTNALLGPPPPHVLDVLGAAQTRPGVAHAFVNGFNHPPQFFPWLGDPQAAARFVGQHHEAQTMPV; encoded by the coding sequence ATGCGTGATGTGGCAATTATCGGTGCAGGACAGGCAGGCTTGCAGCTTGCGCTGGGATTACAGGCGAGCGGCTATGGGGTCACGCTGGTTTCAGACCGCACACCCGAACAGCTCCTGAGTGGGCGGATCATGAGTACGCAGGCCCTTTTCCATGACGCCTGCACCACCGAGCGGCAGCAGGGACTGAACTTCTGGGAGGCTGCCTGCCCACCCATCGAGGGCATCGCCCTGAGCGTGCCGCATCCCGAACTGCTGGGGCAAAAAGCGCTGGCCTTTTCCGCACGGCTGGACAAGCCTGCCTACAGCGTCGATCAACGGTTGAAATTCGCAGGCTGGCTACGGGAATTTCAGGCCAGAGGCGGCCATGTCCTTCTGGAAAACGCTGATATTCAGACCGCCGAGCGCCTGAGCAGTGTCCACGATCTGACGCTGATCGCTGCTGGCAAGGGCGAGCTGGGCCAACTGTTTGAGCGCGACGCCGAACGCAGCCCGTACAGCGCCCCCCAGCGGCATCTGGCCCTGGCCTACCTGAAGAATGTCGCGCCCCGGCCAGTCCACAGCGCCGTCAGCTTCAACCTGATTCCGGGCGTGGGGGAGGTGTTTTTGCTGCCGGGCCTGACCGTCGCTGAACATGGCGGCACCCAGCCGTACGAGAACGTGCTGATCGAGGCGGTTCCCGGCGGCCCGCTGGACGTATTCGCGGGAATAAGCGATCCGCAGCAGCATCTGGCCCTGATGAAAGATCTGTTGCGCCAGTTCCTGCCGTGGGAATACGGGCGTGTCCGGCACGCCGAACTGACCGACGCGCAGGCCACCCTGACGGGCCGGGTCACGCCAGGGGTCCGCCGCCCCGTCGCCACGCTGCCGTCGGGCCGCGAGGTGCTGGGGCTGGGCGATACGCTGGTCCTCAACGATCCGCTGACGGGGCAGGGCGCAGGCAGCGCGGCCAAGGCGGCAGCGATCTACCTGGAACGCATCCTGTGGCACGGGGACCAGCCCTTTGACCGAGCCTGGATGACCGGCACCTTCGACGAGTACTGGAGCTACGCCCGCTTCGTGACCGACTGGACGAACGCCCTGCTGGGGCCGCCGCCGCCGCATGTGCTGGACGTGCTGGGCGCGGCGCAGACCCGGCCCGGCGTGGCGCACGCCTTTGTCAACGGCTTTAACCACCCACCGCAGTTCTTCCCGTGGCTGGGCGATCCGCAGGCGGCAGCGCGGTTTGTGGGTCAACACCATGAGGCCCAAACCATGCCCGTCTGA
- a CDS encoding electron transfer flavoprotein subunit beta/FixA family protein, which produces MKILTLVRQVPDAEARVKVSGDRVDLDGTTLVIDGMDEYGVEEALRLRESADVQEIVALAIGPKKVEDALRTALAMGVDRAIHIETDERYDAVSLSKIVAQVAQSEGTDLILLGGQEADWDSQALGAASAERLGWPQLTWTNELKVEGDTLTGRHDVDDGNEGFKVSLPAVVTAQQGLNEPRYPTLPNIMKAKKKELRKDELGSYDAQPGVKYLGAEIQTRARLNQMIDGKDPQAAAEQLLDLLRNEAKVLA; this is translated from the coding sequence ATGAAAATTTTGACCCTTGTAAGACAGGTGCCCGACGCCGAGGCACGCGTGAAAGTCAGCGGTGACCGCGTCGATCTGGACGGCACTACGCTGGTGATCGACGGTATGGACGAGTACGGCGTGGAAGAAGCCCTGCGCCTGCGCGAGAGTGCCGACGTGCAAGAAATTGTGGCGCTGGCGATTGGCCCCAAAAAGGTGGAGGACGCCCTGCGTACAGCGCTGGCGATGGGGGTGGACCGCGCCATTCACATCGAGACCGACGAGAGATACGACGCCGTGAGCCTCAGCAAGATCGTGGCGCAGGTGGCGCAAAGTGAAGGCACGGACCTGATTCTGCTGGGCGGCCAGGAAGCCGACTGGGATTCACAGGCCCTGGGAGCCGCCAGCGCCGAACGCCTGGGCTGGCCTCAATTGACCTGGACCAACGAGCTGAAGGTGGAAGGCGACACCCTGACCGGACGCCACGACGTGGACGACGGCAACGAGGGATTCAAGGTGAGCTTGCCCGCCGTGGTGACCGCGCAGCAGGGCCTGAACGAGCCGCGTTACCCCACACTGCCCAACATCATGAAGGCCAAGAAGAAGGAACTCCGCAAGGACGAGCTGGGCAGCTATGACGCGCAGCCGGGCGTGAAGTATCTGGGCGCGGAAATCCAGACGCGCGCCCGCCTGAACCAGATGATCGACGGCAAGGACCCGCAGGCCGCCGCCGAACAGCTCCTCGACCTCCTGCGAAACGAAGCGAAGGTGCTGGCATGA
- a CDS encoding tetratricopeptide repeat protein — protein sequence MAPDLAQVLIRRVEHVHARRGSLALAVVGEPGIGKSHLGQSVLAGVGGLKLSLQTRAFETDFGALLRTPGLNTPGQNTLGAPAWARQTLERTLAGQSPDATVLATAVGTLLGHSAPVLVWAEDFHEVAGSERAAEFWTALARHLPHARGVALLVSSRTPLPGVFAEQRLTPLDALTGSSLLEAQAGGPLPHAALEWIGDRGRGNPLFLLEFFRHLGRTGALYLDAADGRWRWREPAASTLPLSVEALIADHLARLTHNAGAEALLGLWALWDTALPDEPLDAELAASLSGLDLAEIRSLRILAQTSGIRAARTFAHPLFREVALRELPASLRHDLARRCVEALEDAPEQAAQFLTWAEWPAVKAAALLRRALKAAQSRGDPVRAADHQDALVDVVPSAERAEAALAAAQALQPLHVGRALTRATQAWQLDPHNGEALGLCARLLASSGRGQEAERLLEQAPGVIKGQPDYWATLLETRVSAADHSGAMQVWQDHAGDLEGRPQLQTAVALARVHLGEFQAAADGIRAALEQPLAAAERVALLHALVRAQVSQADPHMFATLTGALEITARAGLTAARIELLLEQTQVLSWALQLRGADAGAAEAVHLAETRGDPRLMARTQANRAECLILLGQFAEAEDLLLAALELLGGELASRYTVLTHLSLIHLYLEWARPPDALMAVRHARQAVRLGHEVHDTVMLTWVLSVAARAEAVHGDPSRAEWLIEEGQALVERSGQHATRPFYLFARGHVQERQGHQQAAAQLFEDACEQGRLLGNSPFAERFGLEADRLRGDRTSAEARLAFFRQHELHSSARTALSYFPPIEQEPSQTVSIPLRLEVLGKVSVTRDGQPLALRSPGGLRVLVRLLEARLAGRSGVAQDELLEALYPDDDPERSGARLRQQVCRLRAALGADSVLRRETGLGAGGGYALGNMGSDAEDFLNTPDPKLWRGAYLADFEGELSSARDVLVYGLRSAAYAAEPHDPHEAARLGRILLDTDPFDWAALALSLRALRECGEIMAVLSLYAGVRQRCALLGEGLPDTWEDFLRDQEMRVF from the coding sequence ATGGCCCCTGACCTCGCGCAAGTGCTGATTCGCCGGGTGGAACATGTTCACGCGCGCCGGGGCAGTCTGGCGCTGGCCGTGGTGGGTGAACCGGGCATCGGCAAGAGCCACCTGGGACAGAGCGTGCTGGCCGGGGTGGGCGGACTGAAACTCAGTCTCCAGACCCGCGCTTTCGAGACCGATTTTGGCGCACTCCTGCGCACCCCGGGCCTGAATACCCCGGGCCAGAATACTCTGGGAGCGCCCGCCTGGGCCAGACAGACGCTGGAACGCACGCTGGCCGGTCAGTCACCAGACGCCACCGTGCTGGCCACCGCCGTGGGAACCCTGCTGGGTCACTCCGCGCCCGTGCTGGTCTGGGCGGAAGATTTCCATGAGGTGGCGGGCAGTGAACGGGCCGCCGAATTCTGGACCGCGCTGGCCCGTCATCTGCCGCACGCGCGGGGGGTGGCCCTGCTGGTCAGCAGCCGGACGCCCTTGCCCGGCGTGTTTGCCGAACAGCGCCTGACCCCGTTGGACGCGCTGACAGGTTCCAGTCTGCTGGAAGCGCAGGCAGGCGGCCCGCTGCCCCACGCGGCACTGGAGTGGATCGGGGACCGTGGACGTGGCAACCCGCTTTTCCTGCTGGAATTTTTCCGGCATCTGGGCCGCACCGGTGCGCTGTATCTGGACGCTGCCGACGGACGCTGGCGCTGGCGCGAACCTGCTGCCTCTACCCTGCCGCTGAGCGTAGAAGCCCTGATTGCCGATCATCTCGCGCGCCTGACCCACAACGCGGGGGCGGAAGCGCTGCTGGGCCTGTGGGCGCTGTGGGACACGGCCCTGCCGGATGAGCCGCTGGACGCTGAGTTGGCGGCCAGCCTGAGTGGGCTGGACCTTGCGGAAATCCGGTCACTCAGAATCCTGGCCCAGACAAGCGGGATTCGCGCGGCCCGGACGTTCGCCCACCCGCTGTTCCGGGAGGTGGCCCTGCGCGAACTGCCTGCCTCCCTGCGGCATGATTTGGCCCGGCGCTGCGTGGAGGCGCTGGAAGACGCCCCGGAACAGGCGGCGCAATTTCTGACTTGGGCCGAATGGCCTGCGGTCAAGGCCGCCGCACTGCTCCGGCGGGCGCTGAAGGCTGCCCAGTCGCGGGGAGACCCGGTCCGCGCCGCCGACCATCAGGACGCCCTGGTGGACGTCGTTCCCAGCGCAGAGCGGGCAGAGGCCGCGCTGGCAGCGGCGCAGGCCCTTCAGCCCCTTCATGTTGGGCGTGCCCTGACGCGCGCCACCCAGGCGTGGCAGCTTGATCCCCACAACGGCGAGGCGCTGGGCCTGTGTGCCCGGCTGCTGGCTTCCTCCGGGCGCGGGCAGGAAGCCGAGCGGCTGCTGGAGCAGGCCCCCGGCGTGATCAAGGGGCAGCCCGATTACTGGGCCACCCTGCTGGAAACGCGGGTCAGCGCCGCCGATCACAGCGGGGCCATGCAGGTCTGGCAGGACCATGCGGGCGACTTGGAGGGCCGTCCACAGCTTCAGACGGCGGTGGCCCTGGCACGGGTTCATCTGGGTGAATTTCAGGCGGCGGCAGATGGGATCCGGGCCGCGCTGGAACAGCCGCTGGCGGCGGCGGAGCGGGTGGCGCTCTTGCACGCGCTGGTGCGGGCACAGGTCTCGCAGGCCGATCCGCACATGTTTGCCACCCTGACCGGGGCACTGGAAATCACCGCCAGGGCGGGCCTGACGGCGGCGCGCATCGAACTGCTGCTGGAACAGACCCAGGTGCTGAGTTGGGCCTTGCAACTGCGTGGCGCAGACGCCGGTGCCGCCGAGGCCGTCCACCTGGCCGAGACCAGGGGTGATCCCCGGTTGATGGCCCGCACCCAGGCGAACCGGGCCGAATGCCTGATCCTCCTGGGACAGTTCGCGGAGGCTGAGGATCTGCTGCTGGCCGCGCTGGAACTGCTGGGTGGCGAACTGGCATCACGCTACACGGTCCTGACCCACCTGTCTCTGATCCACCTGTATCTGGAGTGGGCCAGGCCGCCCGACGCCCTGATGGCCGTGCGTCACGCACGTCAGGCCGTCCGTCTGGGCCATGAGGTTCACGACACGGTCATGCTGACCTGGGTGCTGAGCGTCGCGGCGCGGGCCGAAGCGGTTCACGGCGATCCCAGCCGGGCCGAGTGGCTGATCGAGGAGGGCCAGGCCCTGGTGGAACGCAGCGGCCAGCACGCCACCCGCCCGTTTTACCTGTTCGCGCGCGGCCATGTGCAGGAGCGTCAGGGCCACCAGCAGGCCGCCGCACAGCTTTTCGAGGACGCCTGCGAGCAGGGCAGACTCCTGGGAAACAGCCCCTTCGCCGAACGCTTTGGCCTGGAGGCAGACCGTCTGCGGGGCGACCGGACCAGCGCAGAGGCGCGGCTGGCTTTTTTCCGGCAGCACGAACTGCACAGCTCTGCCCGCACTGCCTTAAGCTACTTCCCGCCGATTGAGCAGGAACCATCACAGACCGTCTCCATACCCCTGCGCTTGGAAGTGCTGGGAAAGGTGAGCGTGACCCGTGACGGGCAGCCGCTTGCCCTGCGTTCACCCGGCGGCCTGCGCGTGCTGGTGCGGCTGCTGGAAGCGCGGCTGGCCGGGCGCTCAGGTGTGGCGCAGGACGAACTGCTTGAAGCGCTGTACCCTGACGACGATCCTGAACGCTCCGGCGCGCGGCTGCGCCAGCAGGTTTGCCGTCTGCGCGCGGCGCTGGGAGCAGACAGTGTGCTGCGCCGCGAAACCGGGCTGGGCGCGGGCGGCGGCTACGCCCTGGGCAACATGGGCAGCGACGCCGAAGACTTTCTGAACACCCCTGACCCGAAGCTGTGGCGCGGCGCGTATCTGGCCGATTTCGAGGGCGAACTGTCCAGCGCCCGCGACGTGCTGGTCTATGGCCTGAGGAGCGCAGCTTACGCGGCAGAACCCCATGATCCGCACGAGGCTGCCCGGCTGGGCCGCATCCTGCTGGACACCGATCCCTTCGACTGGGCGGCGCTGGCCCTGAGTCTGCGCGCACTACGCGAATGCGGCGAGATCATGGCCGTTCTCTCGCTCTACGCCGGGGTTCGCCAGCGCTGCGCCCTGCTGGGCGAGGGGTTGCCCGACACCTGGGAAGATTTTCTGCGCGATCAGGAAATGAGGGTTTTTTAA
- a CDS encoding electron transfer flavoprotein subunit alpha/FixB family protein, producing MILIVAEHMGGKLAKATLEMVTAARDSGREGPLTLLVLGQDVAGVATEAAAVADQVLVGDLPALAQYNPEVWAAAVAQIAKEGEASTVLIGGSRSGREYAPRVAVKLDAPYLEDVIKLTASGEALQAQRYTFLARVTETVEASGPVIVASVKPGGFAPAAPAGAAGEQYDIELELPTPRTEITGKNVEKTSRVALSEAEVIVTGGRGVGSPENFAQYVEGLADNIGAGVGATRAVVDAGWRPYAEQVGQTGKTVQPKAYIALGVSGAVQHLSGMGKSKNIIAINKDAEAPIFKVADYGIVGDVNLIVPALIAASKK from the coding sequence ATGATTTTAATTGTTGCTGAACACATGGGCGGGAAACTCGCCAAAGCCACTCTGGAGATGGTCACCGCCGCCCGTGACAGTGGCCGTGAAGGACCGCTCACGCTGCTGGTGCTGGGGCAGGACGTGGCCGGAGTGGCCACCGAGGCTGCCGCCGTGGCCGATCAGGTGCTGGTGGGCGACCTGCCCGCGCTGGCGCAGTACAACCCCGAAGTCTGGGCCGCCGCCGTGGCGCAGATTGCCAAAGAAGGCGAGGCCAGCACTGTGCTGATTGGCGGCAGCCGTTCAGGCCGCGAGTATGCGCCGCGCGTGGCAGTCAAGCTGGACGCGCCGTATCTGGAAGATGTGATTAAACTGACGGCCAGCGGCGAGGCGCTTCAGGCCCAGCGTTACACCTTCCTTGCCCGCGTGACCGAGACGGTGGAAGCCAGCGGGCCAGTCATTGTGGCTTCCGTCAAGCCCGGTGGCTTCGCTCCGGCAGCCCCAGCAGGTGCGGCGGGCGAGCAGTACGACATTGAGCTGGAACTGCCCACCCCCCGCACCGAAATCACCGGCAAGAATGTAGAGAAGACCAGCCGCGTCGCCCTGAGTGAGGCCGAGGTCATCGTGACCGGCGGGCGTGGCGTGGGCAGCCCCGAGAACTTCGCGCAGTACGTGGAAGGTCTGGCCGACAACATCGGTGCGGGCGTGGGCGCGACGCGGGCCGTGGTGGACGCGGGCTGGCGGCCCTATGCCGAGCAGGTGGGCCAGACCGGCAAGACCGTGCAGCCCAAGGCGTACATCGCGCTGGGCGTGAGCGGCGCGGTGCAGCACCTGTCGGGCATGGGCAAGAGCAAGAACATCATCGCCATCAACAAGGACGCCGAAGCGCCCATCTTCAAGGTGGCCGACTATGGCATCGTGGGCGACGTGAACCTGATCGTCCCGGCCTTGATCGCCGCCAGCAAGAAGTAG